GCCTGTTCCAGCGCCGCGAAGAAGGCCAGGTACTCGTCCTTCGTGAACGGGCAGTTGACATAGTCAGCGCTCTGCTCGTAGCGCCCGGCCCGCCAGGCCACGCCGAAATCGATGCTGTCGGCGGCGATCACGGGGGCGGCGGCGTCGTAGAAGCTGAGGCGTTCGCTGCCGGTCAGGCGCGCGACATCGGCCGCCAGCGCGTCCGAGGTGAGAGGCCCGGAGGCGATCACGACGATGCCGTCGGGGACGGCCTGCACCTCCTCACCGCGCACCTCGATCAGCGGGTGCTCCCGCAGGGCCGTCGTGACGCGGGCGCTGAACTCGTCGCGTTCCACGGCCAGGGCGTTCCCGGCCGGAAGTTTCGAGGCGTCGGCCGCACCGACGATCAGGCCGCCCACGGAGCGCAGTTCGGACTGCAACAGGCCCTTGCTCTGCTGTTCGCCCTCGCCACCCAGGGAATTACTGCACACCAGTTCCGCGAAATTCCCGCTGCGGTGCGCGGGGGTCATTTTCACGGGGCGCATCTCGTACAGGCGCACGCGCACGCCCGCGCGGGCGGCGGCGAGGGCCGCTTCGGAACCGGCGAGACCGGCCCCGATGACAGTGATGGCGGGCGTGGCACGGGAATCAGGGGTGATGCTCATCAGTCCGTCAGTCTAGGCCCTGCCCGCGACCGGAAGTGTGGGCGTCAGCGTTCCGGCGTGCCGCCCAGCGCATTCTTTAGTCGGGAGAGCCACTCGTAGGCGAGGATACGTATTGCCCACAACCGGTCGCCCGGCAACGGCAGGGTCGAGTCGAAGCGCACCTCGCGGGCGGGCACGGACACGACGTCCAGGCCGTTCGCGCGGAACAGTCCGGCAGCGCGGCGCGAATGGCTGGGGGTGGTGACCAGCAGCATGCGCTTCCAGCCGCGTGCGCTGGCGTAGGCGCGCACGCGGGCCGCCTCGTCCTTGGTGGTCGTCACGTTCGCCAGGGTCAGTACTGCCGGCCCGCCCTGCGGGTACAGGGCCGTGATCTGCGCGCGTTCCAGGGCGCTCATCTTCGGGCAGTCGGCCGGGCCGATCAGTCCCGACTGCTCGGAGACGGTCATGACAGGCGCGTATCCGGCCCGCCACAGTTCCAGGCCACGTTCCAGGCGCGTCATGCTGGACGCCTCCAGGACGGCGGAACCGCATTGCACGCCTCCGCCCAGCACCACGATCACGTCGGCCCGCACGGGGGCCTGCGCCAGGGTCAGGGCGGCCAGCGGCGCGCGCAGCACCGGGGTCAGGAGGCAGGCGGCCAGCAGGGCGGCGATCACGCCCGAAGTCCACAGGAGCGCACAGCGAGTCCATGTGAAGGCACCGGCCACAGTACACACCAGCAGCAGGGCCAGCAGCGCGGGCACACCCGCGCGCACCTCTCCCAGGAAGGCGGCCAGGACACCCAGGGCCGAGCCCACCGCCGCGCCGGTCAGGATGCCGCGCCATGGGCTGCTCCGGCGCTCCAGGGGAAGCGACGTCGAGGAGAATGGGGGACGCAGACTCATGCCGTTCACAGTGTAGGGGGCAGGTGCCACCCCTATACTCCCCGCGTGACGCGCCGACCTCGCTGGCCCCTGGCCCTGCTCCTCGTGCTGCTGGCCGCCCTGGCCGCCTTCGGCCTGCTCGCCCGGGGACGCGCTGCGCCGACCGAGGGCAGCGCGGAGGTGACTTTCGTGCGCGGCATGATCCAGCACCACGCGCAGGCGGTGGACATGGCGACCCGCATCCGCGACCGCAGCAAGAACCGCACGCTGCGGTCGCTGGCGCTGGACATCATCCTGTCGCAGCAGGAGCAGATCGGGCAGATGCGCGGCTGGCTGACCCTGTGGAACCGTCCGTGGGCTGGGGCCGGGATGGACGCCGAGCACGCCCGCCTGATGGGCATGGCCACGCCGGCCGAGGTCACGAGCCTAGACACCATGCCCGTGAACACTGCCGAGGTGACCTTCCTGCAACTCATGCGCCGGCACCACCAGGGCGCGCTGGCGATGGTACGGCCGGTGCTCGACCATCCGGCCCGCCCGGAAGTGCAGGCGCTGGCCCGGCAGATCAACGCCACGCAGTCCGCCGAGATCCGGCTGATGGATCAGCTGCTTGCCCAGAGAGGTGCTGCTCCCCTGCCCGATCCTGGTGGGATGCCGGGGATGCCCGGCATGGACATGGGCGGCGCGGGAACGAAGTCTACCACGCCGCCCTGAGTGGCCTTCCTACACTTCGTCGTCGAGGTCGCTCGCGCGGCTGGCGCGGCGGGCACGCTTGCGCTCCTCCTTGCCCGCCTTGCGCTTCGGGCGGGGTGGCAGGGTCAGGTCGTAGAGCCGATCCGGACGGCACGGGGCCGGGTACTCGCCCAGGGTGTCGCCAGGGTCAGCGTCGCGGATATTCCCGGCGAGGTGCAGGTGACGCTCGCCGCAATACGGGCATTCGTCCACCACCCAGAACATCACGCGGGTACCGGGCATATCGCGCAGGGAGACGAACGCGGTGCGCGGCACATTCCGGTCTTTCTTGCCCATAGGCGCCGAGGCTACTGCGCGCGTGAACCGGCGTTTGTGTCCCGCGTTCTCGTGTCCGCAAACATCTCCCGCTGCCTGCCCGTCACCCAGCCTTCCTCAGACGTCCTCGTCTCCGTCGCGCATGTACGTGACCACCGAGCGGCAGTGGGTGAGACCCGCATGCGTGTACAGGGCGCGGGCCGGGCGCATGTGGTCGTGCGCCCGGACACGCAGGGAGCGCAGTTCGGGCTGCGTCTGCGCCTCGGCGGCGGCCAGCGCCAGCAGCAGTTGCCCGTACCGCTGCCCACGCTCGGCGGGATGCACGGCCAGGTACGTCACATCGGCCCGGCCCGCGTCCGGTGCGAACTCCAGTTCGGCGAAGCCCACGGCGTGCGTGCCGCGCATCAGGGCCAGCAGGCGCACGTCATCGCGGGCGAAATGGGCGTCGTACTCCTCGGGCGTCCAGTCCAGCCGGTTCGCCCAGGTGTCCTCGCTCTCGCGGTACAGGGCGCGGTATTCCGCGATGGGCAGCGTCCGGCGCAGCGTATGGCCCGACGGCAGTGCCGCCCGCCGGGCGAGCGGGGCCAGCGGCGCACTGTAGAAGTCCGTGGTGTGCATGGGCGCGAACCCGGCAGCTTCGAGCGCGTCCCGCACGCCCTGGTTGTCCCGCGCGCAGAAGGCGTAGACGGGCAGGCCCTGCGCGCCCTGCACCGCGCGGCTGACCAGGGCGCGCAGGTTTCCGCCGTCTCCAACCGGGCCTTCGAGCACCAGTCCATCCCGGAACGGCGACAGGGCGCAGTAGGCCCGCACGCCGTCTCCAGCGTCGTCCTCCATGACCAGGCAGCGGCTGTCCTCGCATTCCAGAATCAGTTCGGTCGGATCGCGGGCGTCCGGGGCGAACACCTCGCGTTCCGGGGCGTCGTCCATCCAGTGCAGCAGGGCCAGCAGGTCGGCGGCGTCGGTGGACTGCATGGGGCGGATCATGGCGGGAACCTCCGGAACAGGGCGGGGACGTGGGACGTTCGCTCCACAGCGTAGACGCCCCGGCGGGCGTTGTCTGCCGTGCGCTTCACGCCCGTGGCTGGCCCGGCGTGCTATCGTGCACGCATGCCCTGAACAGGGTACGCCGCCTGCCTCCCACCGAACACGAAGCCGTGTTTGAGGGGATTTTTTCGTTTTGGGCGTGCTGCATGGGGCGTGCCAGGACGAAAAAGGGCAGGAGCCTGACCGGAGGTGCCGCCGTGACGAAACAGTCCAGCAAACCGGGGAGAGCCGCCCCACCTGCCCGCGCCCGCAGCGGCGAGCCGCCCGCCGCGCCGCTGGCCGCCGGCCAGACCGGCAACGATCTGTTGGCGCTGCGTGCCCAGCTGGCCCGCGCGGAAAAGGCGGCCCGCCGCACCCCCACCCCCGCTCCAGTCCGCGCCGCCCGTCCTGCGCCGGTCGCTCCTCAGCGCGAGGCGGAACTCGTCGGTGTCCTGACCGACGAATTCTCGCTGCACCGCGCGCACGCCAAGCTGCGCGACGCCGTGTACGACGGCCGCTATCATCTGTGCCCACACGCCATCGGGCACGCGCGGGCCGAGGGCTTCCTGGAGCACGACATCATGAATGTCCTGCTGTCCGGGCGGGTGCGGGCCGTGTATCCGGACGACCACCGCTGGCTGGTCTGCGGCCGATACGAGGCGTGCGGCGTGAGCGTGCCCCTGAATGTAGTCGTGCAGCACCACCGGGACGGGCACATCGACATCGTCACCGCCTTTGTGCCCAAGCACCCGCACCATGTGATCAGCCGCGCCCGGCTGGCCGTCATGCTCCGCTACGACGACCAGACCATCCGCGCCCACACGAGTGCCCCGACCGCGCGGGCCGGACAACGCGGACGGGGCCGCTGGAAGAGGTGACGTCCTGACGGACGGCGCGTGGGCACAGTCGTGCGGCCCACGCGCCTGCTAGCCTGCCCCGCGTGACGCGTACCGGGCTTGCCGACACCATCGCCGCCATTGCCACCGCGCCGGGCAGCGCCGGGGTGGGCATCGTGCGCGTCAGCGGCCCCCGGGCGCTGGAGGTCGCGGACGGCGTGTTCCGGGGCAAGCGACGGCCCTCACGGACGAGGGGAGGCCGCTTTCTGTTCGGCGCGCTGGTCGCGCAGAGCGGTGAGGTGCTGGATGAGGGCCTGTGCCTGATCTTCCGCGAGGGCCGCAGCTACACCGGCGAGGACGTGGCCGAGTTCCAGACGCACGGCAGCCCGGCGGTGCTGGCGACAGTGCTGGCGCGGACGCTGGAACTCGGAGCGCGGCTGGCCCGTCCGGGCGAATTCACCCTGCGCGCGTACCTGGCCGGGCGGCTCGATCTGGCGCAGGCGGAGGCCGTGCTGGGGCTGGTCGAGGCGCACACGGACGCGGCGCGGCGGCAGGCGACCCTGGGCCTCTCGGGCGCGCTGGGCGCGCGGGTGGCCCGCATCGGCGCGCACCTGACCCGCACGCTGGCGGCGCTCCAGGCCATGCTGGATTACCCGGACGAAGGGGTGCCCGAGGAAGACCGTGAGGTGCCCCTGGCTGCGGCCACCGAGGATCTCCGCGCGCTGGTGGGCACGGCCCGCGCCGGTCAGGTCGCCACGCGCGGCGCGCGGCTGGCGCTGGTGGGTCGCCCGAACGCCGGGAAGAGTAGCCTGCTGAATGCGCTGGTCGGGTACGAGCGCTCGATCGTCACGCCGATTCCCGGCACCACGCGCGATTACCTGGAGGCCGGCGTGGAACTGGCCGGCGTGCCGGTCACGCTGGTCGATACGGCGGGCATCCGCGAGACGGGCGACGAGGTCGAGGCCGCGGGCGTCCGGCAGGCCCTGAGTCTGGCGGGCGGAGCGGACCTCGTGCTGGCCCTGGAGGACGGCTCGCTGCCACGCGAGGTGCTGCCTGTGGCGCTCCCGCCCGCCGCCCGCGTGATCCGGGTGCGGACGAAGGCCGACCTGCCGCCCGTCTGGACGGACACGGACGCCCTGGACGTGAGCGCCGTCACGGGCGCGGGCCTCCATGCACTGCGGGACGCGATGGGCGCGGCGCTGCTGGGAGACACGTCCCGCAGCGAGGCGTGGCTCACGACCGAGCGGCAGGCCGATGCCGCCCGGCGCGCGCTGGCGCACGTGGAGGCCGCCGGAACCCTGCCAGATGACCTCGCGAGCTACGAACTGGAGGAGGCCCTGCGCTGCCTGTCGGAACTGACCGGCCGGGACGTGCAGGAGGACGTGATCGATGCCGTCTTCATGAACTTCTGCGTCGGCAAATAGCGCAGCGGCCGACTCCATCCGGAACCGGCCACCGCAGCGGGCACGCCCCGGTTACTTGTTCTTCGACAGGCGTTCGAGCACCAGCCGGCTGACGGTCTTGAGCGTCTCGAACACGCCGGCGCCCTTGTCGGACATGGCCTCGAACATCAGGAGTTCCTTGCCGGGATCGATCACCGACCGGATCATGTCGGCGGGCAGAGCGTTGGGCAAGTCGCGTTTGTTGATCTGCAACACGATCGGCACTTCCTTGACGTCGATGCCGTGCTCAGCGAGGTTCTCGCGCAGGTTGCGCATGCTCTCGGCGTTGGCGCGCAGGCGATCCGGGGCGCTGTCGGCGACGAACACGATGCCGTCCACGCCGCGCAGGATCAGCTTGCGGCTGGCGTTGTAGAAGACCTGGCCGGGCACGGTGTACAGGTGGAAGCGGGTCTTGAAGCCCTGCACGGTGCCCAGGTCGAGCGGCAGGAAGTCGAAGAACAGCGTGCGTTCGTCCTCGGTCGCCAGGGACACCATGTCGCCGCGCAGGTGGCCGGGCACGCGGGAGAAGACGTGCTTGAGGTTGGTGGTCTTGCCGCTCATGCCCGGACCGTAATACACGATCTTGCAGTTGATTTCCCGGGCCGCGAAGTTGATGGTGCTCATGACGGGGTCTCCTGTGACGGGCCTTGTGACAGAGGGAGGCGCGGGGTGGGCATCAGCCGAGCAGGTCGTCGAGCAGGGCGTTCACGCCCCGGTTGAAGTCCTCCCCGAGCTGCACGGTGGGCGCGTCCTTGAGCTCTTCGAGGATCGCGGCGATCTGCGCGACGGTCTTCTTCGCGTAGACCTTCACCTTGCCGAGCGGCACGCTCGAGTCGAAGATCAGGGTCAGCAGGGTGTCGTCCCCGACGGATTCCACGTACAGCGTGCCGTTCTCGCCCTGGTGGATCTGTTCGCTGAAGGTGCGTTCGCCCAGCAGGTTCGCGAGGGCGGCGGTGGCGGCAGCATTGCTGGCGACCAGCGTGGCCACCGAGTCCAGGGCGGGCGGCCGGGGAGCCCAGAGGGCCTCTTTGTGCGACAGCACGAAGCCCTTGCGGTCGACCAGCAGGCCGTAGCGCACGCCGGTGGTGTCGAGGAGATCCTGAAGCTGCTGATCCACGCGCTCGTAGGCGTCGCCGTACAGCTCAAGTGAGGGTTCGATCATACAGAGGCCAGCATAGGGCACGGACTCGCACACAAGCCTGACGGCGGGGGGGGCGCGGCGTGAATTCCCTCCGGTACGCGGCCCTGTGCGCGGCGGGCACGTGGACGGCGTTCATGATCGCGTCAGGAGCGGAAGGTACACTCGCCCGCGTGAACTTCAGGCGCAGGATGTGGACGTGGTCGGTCGCGGCGGGGCTGGGACTGCTGGGCACGGCGCTGGCCCGGCCGGTGGCCATTGGCGGCTTCATGCAGAGTTCCAGCGGCGACACGCGCGTGATCGGGAACGTGGAGCTGATCCCCGTGTCGGCCCTGCCGCGGCTGGGCGTGGCCGTGCGGAACGACCCGCAGGATCTACGGCTGGTGCTGGGCGCGCGCGAACTGCGGTTCTCGCCGGTGAGTGGCTGGAAGGCGCTGGGCTTCACGCTGGCAGCGCCGCTGGCCTTGCCCCAGGTGCAGGAGGGGAACCTGCTCGTGCCGCTGTCGGCCCTGACCGGGCTGGGCGTGGTGATCCTGGCCGACACGCCGAACCTGCTGGATTTCGCCGCACCCGCCATGGTGCCCGCCGCGACCCTGCCGCCCTCGTCCACGGCCGCCACCCCGGCGCCCGCCGCTCAGGCGCCAGCACCTCCCGCCACGCCCAGACCGGCCGTACCGGCGGCCACGCCGCCCGCCACCACGACGATCGTATCGCCCCCAGCGGCCGTGGTTCCGGTACCGGTGGCGACTCCTCCTGTCGCGGCTCCGACGACACCGACACCGGCCGTGCCGGCCAGCATCGAACTCCAGCCGGTGCCCATGCCGGCCATGACGGCTCCCCCGCTGGTGCCGGGCGTGGCGGTCACGCCGCCGCCCGTCTCGACGCGGGCCCTGGCGAACCTGGACACGGTGCGGGTCAGCCGCAGCATGTACCGCACCGTGGAGGTGCAGCGTGTGGTGCTGGAATTCAGCGACGTGGCCCCCTACAGCGTGGGCCGGGAGACCGCCGCCCTGAGCCTGCAACTGCCGGGCGTGACCGCCCAGGCCCAGACCCAGGCCCTGCCGTCCGGGGACACGCTGGCCATCCAGTCGACCCCGGTGGGCAGCGCCGTGCGGCTGGATACGGCGGGCGGGAAAAGCTCCATCTTCACGCTCGACAACCCCTATCGGATCGTGGTGGATACCGTGACCTACACGGATTCCAGCGTGCCCCCACCCCTGAATCCGTCGGCCCTGCCAGATGGCGTGACGTATACGCAGCGGGGCGGGCTGCACCTGCTGAGCTTCGACCCGGACCGGTTCCAGCCGCGCGTGGTCAGTGCGCCGGTGGGCCGCGCGGTGGGCGTCGCCGATCTGGTGCGCGGCGTGGGCGGCGTGGCCGGAGTCAACGGCGGGTACTTCGATCCGGCCAGCAACCTCCCGGTGGATCTGGTGGCGCTGGGCGGCGTGATGACCTCCGGCAGCCTGGAGAAACGCGGCACCGTGGGCTTCACCGCGCAGGGCCAGCCGATGTTCGGGTACCCGCGCCCGCGCTACGTGCTGGGCGGCGCGTTCGGGACGGTCACCGTGAATGCGGTGCGCGCCAAGGCTGACCCGGCCCTGCTGACCGCCTTCGTGGGCGACGGCCATTCCAGCGTGGGCGGCACCGGGTTCCTGACCCTCCAGATCGCGCCGGGAGCGGCCGTGGTCGCGCGGGCCGACGGCGGCGCGGTGGTACCCCCGGCGGGCACGCTGGCCTTCTCCTTCGACCCGCTGCGCTTCCCGCAACTGCCGCATACGGCGGGCGACGCCCTGACCGTCACGCTCAACTGGCAGGCCAGCGACGCTCCATGGAACACGGCCCTGGACGCTCTGGGGGCGGGGCCGCTGCTGGTCGCGGGCGGACGGGTGGTGCTCGACGCGGCGCGCGAGGGGTTCAACACGGCGGCGAGCATCTGGCGGCCCACGCGGCAGGTGGGATTCGGCGTCATGGGAGGGCGACCCGTCATCGCGTTCCTGGAGTACGGCACCCCGGACGACTTCGCCTCGGCCCTGGCCGCCGCGGGCGTGCAGGTGGCCGTGCGACTGGACAGCGGCAGCAGCGCCACCGCGTATCTCACGGGCGGGTATGGCGGGCTGGGCGGCTACCTGAACACCGTGTGGAGCCGGGCTGTGCCCAATGCCATCGTGTTCGTGCCGCGAACCCCCAACGCGATCAAGTAGAGTCCGCTCCCCGGTGGCCTGGACGGAAATCGTCCGGCGTCTGGGCGCAGGTTCCGATTCCGGCTGTACCCCCGTCCCCCCGCCCCCATCCGGGCGGCCCGGCGCGCAATTGCGTACGGCGCGCCCGGCGGTCACTGCGGTCGAATGCGGTCAGGATGCAACGCTCACTCTCCGCACTGTTCCTGTTGCTGCTCAGCGCCTGCGGCACCGTCACCTCGCCGGTTCCTACCGTGGGTGCTGGTCGGGTCACGGCGGCCACGCCGTCCACGGCCTTTGCCCAGCGGGTCTTCGACCTGACGAACGCCGCGCGGGCCGAGGCGCGTCAATGCGGCAGCACCTCGTACGCCGCGACGGGGCCTCTCACGTACAACGGGAAACTCGAAGTGTCCGCCCAGGCCCATGCCGACGATATGGCCGCGCAGAACTACTTCAGCCACACCAGTCTGGATGGCCGCACCTTCGACCAGCGCATCACGGCGACCGGCTACACCTGGGCGGTCGTGGCCGAGAACATCGCCGCCGGACAGGTCACGCCGGAGGAAGTCGTGCAGGCGTGGCTGAACAGTGAAGGTCACTGCGCAGACATCATGGCCCCGGATCTCAGGGAAATCGGGATCGCGTACACAGCGGCCAGCAGCGGCAAGTACAGCACCTACTGGGTACAGGACTTCGGCACGTCCAAATAAGCACAAGACAATGGGGTGGGAGCGAGAGAAGGTTCGCTCCCACCCTGATTCACCTTGATCAGCCCTCGAAGAGTGACCGGTACGCCGCGTATCCCTCGGCCTCCAGCTTGTCGGCCGGAACGAAGCGCAGCGCCGCCGAATTGATGCAGTAGCGCAGCCCGCCCTGGTCGCGCGGGCCGTCCGGGAAGACGTGCCCCAGGTGCGAGTCGGCCATGGACGAACGCACCTCGGTGCGGGCGTACCCGACCTTGTAATCGGTGTTCTCCGTCAGGGTCTGCTTCTCGATGGGCCGGGTGAAGCTGGGCCAGCCGCATCCGGCGTCGTACTTGTCCTTGCTGCTGAACAGCGGCTCGCCCGACACGATGTCGACGTAGATGCCGTCCCCGGTCTGATCCCAGTATTCGCCCGTGAAGGCCCGCTCGGTGCCCTCATGCTGCGTCACCTGGTACTGGATGGGGCTCAGGCGCTCACGCAATTCCGTGTCGCTGGGCTTGACGAAGGCCGGCTTGGGATCGGTGGTGGTCATGATGGGAGTGTAGGCGGCGGGGCGACAAGCAACCGTGGCGGGCGCCGCTTCACGCTCCCTTCGGGCTCAGGCCATATGAAGGCGGGCACCGGCCTTGATCGGCGGGTGCCCGTGTCGGCGGCCTTAGCGGCAGGTCAGTCGGCCGCTTCGCCCTTGGCGTACTGAAGACGGTGCAGTCTGGCGTAGTAGCCGCCCTTGTCGAGCAGTTCGCGGTGGCTACCCTGTTCGACGATCCGGCCCTTGCGCATGACCACGATCCGGTCGCAGTGCTCGATGGTGCTCAGACGGTGCGCGATGATGATGCTGGTGCGGCCCAGCATGACCTTCTCCAGCGCGTGCTGGATACGGATTTCCGTCTCGGTGTCGACATTGGCGGTGGCCTCGTCGAGTACCAGCAGGATGTCCGGGTTCTGGATCAGGGCGCGGGCGAAGGCCAGCAGTTGCTTCTGCCCGGTGGACAGCGTGGCCCCGCGTTCGCGAACCTCGGTCTGGTAGCCGTCGTCCAGGGACAGGATGTACTCGTGCACACCCACGTACTTGCACGCCTCCACGACCCGCTCGTGGGAGATGTCCGGGTTGTTCAGGGTGAGGTTGCCCTCAATGGTGCCGGCGAACAGGAACACATCCTGCAACACCACGCCTACGTGGCGGCGCAGATCGTGCTGGGCGAGGTCGCGGACGTCATGTCCATCGACCTTCACGCCGCCCCGCTGCACGTCGTAGAAGCGCGAGACCAGGGCGGTGACGCTGGTCTTGCCCGCGCCGGTCGCGCCCACCAGGGCCACGCTCTCGCCCGGCTGGATGTGCAGGTCGAGGCCGCGCAGAATCCAGCGGTCGTCCGTGTCGGGCGTCTCGTCGGTCACGCTGTCGTCGTAGGCAAACCACACGTTGTCGAAGTCCACGCGGCCCGCGAAGTGCTCCAGACGCTGGGCCGCGGGCTTGTCGGTGATTTCCTCGGGGGTGTCGAGCACGCCGAAGATCCGCTCGGCGCTGGCCATGGCCGCCTGCAGGGTGTTGAACACGTCGCTGAGATCCTGGATCGGCTGGAAAAGCTGCTGCGTCCACTGCACGAAGGCGAACAGCGTGCCGACTGTCACGGCTGCGCCCAGTCCGGTGCCCACGGCGGCCGGGCCGAGGATTTCACGCGCGGTGAAGTACAGCACGAGCGCCACGGCGACCTGACCGAGCACGGCCACGACCGGCATGAACAGCGAGAACCATTTCACACTGGTCTCGTTGGCGGTCAGCAGGGCGCGGTTCGACTGGTCGAAGTTCAGGGCGCTGCGGCGCTGGCGGCCGAACAGCTGCACGGTGAGCATCCCGGTGATGTTCTCGTTGAGCTTGGTGTTCACGATCGCCTGCTGGATGCGGGTGTCGCGGTACGCGAGGCGCATCTTGCCCCGGAAGTAGTTCGTGGCGAAGTACAGCACGGGCAGCACCGTGAACGCAATCAACGAGAGCCGCCAGTCGATGGTCAGCATGACGACCATGTACACGATGATCAGGAACGAACTCGTGATCAGCGAGATCAGGCCGCCGGTGATGAACTGGTTGATGGCGTCCACATCGCTGGTCACGCGGGTGATCAGGCGGCCGACCGGGTTCTGGTCGAAGAACGCCAGTTGCAACCGCTGGAGCTTGGCGAACACGTCGGCACGGATGTCGCGCAGGATGTTCTGCCCCAGGTACCCGATGGCCAGCGTGGAGAAGTACGTGACCGCAAAGGCCACGGCCTGCAGGGCGATGTACCCCAGCGACGCGACCAGCAGCAGGCGGTAGAGCGGCTCGGGATTCTGCGCGGGGTTGCTGGCGAAGGGTTGCAGAGCGTGGTCGATGGCGTAGCGTTGCAGCAGGGTCGGGAGCGGCTGGATGGCCGCCGTGACCAGGGCCAGCAGCACCCCAGTGACCGCCAGGCCCCGGTAGGGTTTCAGGTAGCCCAGGATGCGCCGGGTGAGGTGAGCATCGAAGCTCTTGGAGTAGGCGTCGTCGGGCTGGGTCATGACTTCACCTTCTGAGATGTGGTGGGCCGGGGGACTTCCAGGCGGTCGGCGGCCAACTCGGGATCGGCCACCGCGTCATCGTCGTCGTCGAGGTCGCTGGCGAGGCGCTGCAGGCGTTCCAGTTCGGCGTAGTGCCCGCCGAGCGCAATCAGCTCATCGTGGCTGCCCTGCTCGGTCACGCGGCCCTGTTCAAGGATCACGATGTGGTCGGCGTGGCGCAGGGTGCTCACGCGGTGGGCGATCAGGATCACGGTGCGGCCCGCGCTGACCTCCCGCAGGCCGTCCAGGATGCGCCGCTCGGTCTCGGTGTCCACCGCCGAGAGGCTGTCGTCGAGGATCAGGATGCTCGGTTCGCGCACGATGGCGCGGGCAATCGCGGTGCGCTGCCGCTGGCCGCCCGAGAGGGTCACGCCGCGTTCACCCAGCATGGTCTCGTAGCCCAGCGGGAAGCCTTCGATGTCGCCGTCCAGGCCAGCCAGCCGCGCGGCGTTCCTCACGCGGGCCGGATCCGGGTGCTGCGGCACGTCCGGCGTGGCGGCCAGGCCTACCACGCTCACGCCCGTGGGCACGATGGGCAGCTCCTGCGACTCGATGCCGAACCCGATGTTGTTGGCGATGGTGTCGCTGAACAGGAAGGGCTCCTGCGGCACCACGCTGATGTGCTCGCGCAGGCGGGCCAGCGGAACGAAGCGGAGGTCGGTGCCGTCGATCCTGACCACGCCGCTGGTCGGGTCGATGGCCCGCGTGATCAGCTGGGTCAGCAGGGTCTTGCCGCTGCCGGTCGGGCCGGTCACGCCCACGAAGGTGCCCGCCGGGATGTTCAGGCTCACGTCGTCCAGCACGGTGGTATTGCCGTACTTCAGGCTCACGTGGTCGAAGGCCACGTCGCCCCGGATGGTGCGGATGGTGGGATCGGTGCGGCCGGGCGTGTCGTGGATCTGCGCGCCCGCGTCCAGCAGTTCACGCAGCCGCAGCCACGAGGCCAGGCCACGCTGCGTGACGCCGGTGATCCAGCCGATCATCATCATCGGGAAGGTCAGGCGGCCGACCGTGATCAGGAACTGCACCAGCATGCCCACCGTGAACCCGGCGGTGGCACCGGCAGCGTTCCCCGAGTACAGGATCAGGCGGCCGCCGACCAGCAGGATCAGCCCGAAGGCCACGCCGATCAGCAGCGTGGTGAACGACCGCAGCGGGCCGTCCACCTTCGTCAGGGCGATGTTGCGGCGCAGCAGCTCCAGGTTCATCTCGCGGTATGTGGCGATCTCGCGGTCTTCGATGGCGTAGCCCTTGACCACGCGCGCCCCACTGAAGTTCTCCTGC
The Deinococcus sp. KSM4-11 DNA segment above includes these coding regions:
- a CDS encoding ABC transporter ATP-binding protein yields the protein MHKRQYVIGLVAIAVANAVNLLPAYFIRWTIDGLTGQIDTDPATPGLTLARAGLYALGIVVAALIAGGFTLLMRRMIVVASRQSEYEVRRDIFAHLQTLDKYYYDRARTGDLMNRLTGDLGAVREMLGFGAWQIVNIVSGFVTAFAVMFSLSWQLTLIVIALIPVIVGILSYLARQINVRHKAAQEQNSLIAAMAQENFSGARVVKGYAIEDREIATYREMNLELLRRNIALTKVDGPLRSFTTLLIGVAFGLILLVGGRLILYSGNAAGATAGFTVGMLVQFLITVGRLTFPMMMIGWITGVTQRGLASWLRLRELLDAGAQIHDTPGRTDPTIRTIRGDVAFDHVSLKYGNTTVLDDVSLNIPAGTFVGVTGPTGSGKTLLTQLITRAIDPTSGVVRIDGTDLRFVPLARLREHISVVPQEPFLFSDTIANNIGFGIESQELPIVPTGVSVVGLAATPDVPQHPDPARVRNAARLAGLDGDIEGFPLGYETMLGERGVTLSGGQRQRTAIARAIVREPSILILDDSLSAVDTETERRILDGLREVSAGRTVILIAHRVSTLRHADHIVILEQGRVTEQGSHDELIALGGHYAELERLQRLASDLDDDDDAVADPELAADRLEVPRPTTSQKVKS